A window from Festucalex cinctus isolate MCC-2025b chromosome 4, RoL_Fcin_1.0, whole genome shotgun sequence encodes these proteins:
- the LOC144017414 gene encoding ileal sodium/bile acid cotransporter-like, whose translation MSIFMGTTAEVPACLSAATICSGANCLVATTKSNANLSLALSIVLTIMLAIIMFTMGCAVEAKKVWGHLKRPWGIAIGFVCQFGIMPFTAFALSVAFNVLPLQAIVIIILGCCPGGSASNIICVLLDGDMDLSISMTTCSTALALGMMPLCLLIYTSIWTSSDNIQIPYWRIGITLLAMLLPITAGVYIKHRWPHLAKKILKVGTISGFSSLIIIAVVGHVLYQSSWNIDPSLWIIGTIYPFIGFGMGFLLARFVGQPWYRCRTIAVETGFQNAQLCNTIIQLSFSPAELEIIFAFPVIYSIFQLVVSVLSVGGYQAYKKCSGLGSAETDSESPSQQDGYEEQAK comes from the exons atgtcgATATTCATGGGAACAACTGCAGAAGTTCCTGCCTGCCTCTCTGCAGCAACAATCTGCTCTGGTGCCAACTGCCTTGTTGCAACTACTAAATCTAATGCAAATTTGAGTCTAGCGTTGAGCATCGTGCTCACTATCATGCTggctattattatgtttacaaTGGGCTGCGCTGTGGAAGCCAAAAAAGTTTGGGGGCACCTGAAGAGACCCTGGGGCATTGCTATCGGTTTCGTCTGCCAGTTCGGCATTATGCCTTTTACCGCTTTTGCTTTATCGGTTGCCTTCAACGTGTTGCCTCTTCAGGCCATTGTCATCATAATTCTGGGTTGCTGTCCTGGAGGCTCCGCTTCCAATATTATCTGCGTCTTGCTAGATGGAGATATGGACCTAAG TATCAGTATGACAACGTGTTCCACCGCGCTGGCCTTGGGAATGATGCCACTATGTCTGCTCATATACACCTCCATCTGGACTTCTTCAGACAACATCCAAATACCATATTGGAGAATTG GTATCACTCTTCTGGCCATGCTTTTACCAATCACTGCAGGAGTGTATATTAAACATAGGTGGCCGCACTTGGCTAAAAAGATCCTCAAG GTTGGGACCATTTCAGGCTTTAGTTCCCTTATCATAATTGCCGTGGTTGGACATGTTCTTTACCAGTCTTCTTGGAATATTGACCCTTCCCTTTGGATCATCGGAACTATATACCCTTTTATTGGTTTCGGGATGGGTTTCCTTCTGGCCCGCTTTGTGGGTCAACCATGGTACAG GTGTCGAACAATTGCTGTGGAGACTGGCTTTCAGAACGCCCAGTTGTGTAACACCATTATCCAGCTGTCCTTCAGCCCAGCTGAACTGGAAATCATCTTTGCATTCCCCGTCATCTACAGCATCTTTCAGCTGGTGGTGTCTGTTCTGTCTGTCGGAG GATACCAGGCGTATAAAAAGTGTAGTGGTCTGGGATCGGCTGAAACAGACAGTGAATCTCCATCACAGCAAGATGGCTATGAAGAACAAGCAAAATAG